GATTCACGCCCAGTGACAGGCTGTCGCGCCAGACCCGTTCGGACTTCATCTCTACGGCGGGCGTCCTCGACCGATACAACAACGGCCTGATCGGCCCCGGCCACTGCGACGAATAGCCACTCATCCGGCGAGCGCGGGTGCAACGCCCGCCGCTCGCACCGCTCAACCACCGGGGCGCTCCCACGCGGGGGCGCCCCTTCTTTTCCCGGCCTCCCTTCTCTTGCCCCTGGCCTCCTGGCGCTGAGGCTTGTTCCCCGCCCCTGGCTGTGTTAAAGTCGGGGCGTATCCTGACCGGCCGCCGCAGGGCGGCAGATTTTAGCCAGGGAGCCAAGCATGGTCGTCAAATCCATCCGGCCCGTCCTTGTCAACGGCGTCGAAGTCACCCCCCGCCCGGCCCTGTGGGCCGACGTGCCCGATGAGCAGTGGAATGACTGGCGCTGGCAGATGAGCCACCGCCTGAACACCCTCGACGAACTGAGCCAGCTCATCCGGCTGACCGACGAGGAAAAAGAAGGTCTGCAGGCACAGGGGCTGTTCCGCATCGACATCACCCCCTACTTCGCCTCGCTGATCGACCCGGACGATCCCACCTGCCCGGTGCGCCGCCAGGTCATCCCGCTGGGGCGGGAGGCGCGGGCCTTTGAAGCGGTGATGGCCGATTCGCTCTCTGAAGATGCCCATTCGCCTGTGCCGGGGCTGGTTCACCGCTACCCCGACCGGGTGCTGATGCTGGTCACCACGGAGTGCGCCAGCTACTGCCGCTACTGCACCCGTTCCCGCCTGGTGGGGGATAACAGCGCCAACTTCAGCAGCAGCGATCACGAAGATCAGCTCGAATACCTGGCCAACACCCCCCAGGTGCGCGATGTACTGCTCTCCGGCGGCGACCCGCTGACGATGGCCCCTAAGCGTCTCTACAACCTGCTCAAGGCCCTGCGCTCCATCCCCCATATCGAGGTCGTGCGCATCGGCTCGCGCGTGCCGGTCTTCCTGCCGCAGCGCATCGATGACGAGCTGTGCGCCATGCTGGCGGAGTTCCACCCGCTGTGGCTGAACATCCACGTCAACCATCCCAAGGAGATCACGCCGGAACTGAGCCGGGCGCTGGACAGGCTCAGCCGGGCGGGGATTCCGCTGGGCAACCAGGCGGTGCTGCTGCGCGGTGTCAACGACAGTCCGGAGGTGCAGCTGGAGCTGGTGCATAAGCTGGTCAGAAACCGCGTCCGCCCCTACTACCTGTACCAGTGCGATCTGGTGCAGGGGGCGGGGCACTTCCGCACACCGGTTTCCGTGGGGATCGAGATCATGGAGGCGCTGCGCGGGCATACATCCGGCTTCGCCGTGCCAACTTATGTGATCGACGCGCCGGGCGGCGGCGGCAAGATTCCGGTAGCGCCTAACTACGTGCTCAGCCAGTCGCCGGGCAAGGTTGTCCTGCGCAACTACGAGGGCTTCATCACCACCTACTATGAGCCGACCGATTACGACCGGGCCGAGCGCAGCGAACTATGGCTGGAGGGCAAAGCGCTGGGGCGCGATGAGGGCTTGCAGAAGGGCGTGGCCGACCTGCACAGCGGCAAGCGCCTGACGATCAAGCCGGAGGGCTTCGACGCGCTGCATCAGCGCGGGCGGGCGGGCGAGATCGTCAAGCGTGGCCGCCGCAACCGCCTGGATAGCTACGACGAATTGAATCCCAACCGGTAGGGGTGATGGTAGGGGCGCAGCATGGTGCGCCCCTATTCGTAAATTTCCACGCTGTTAAGGATGCTCTCCAGCAGCGGGCGCTCGGACTCCCACTGGTCGACCGGGGCCGACTGAACGAACAGGTAGATGGTCACCACGCCAGCGCGCAGGGCGGTGATGCGGGTGCGCAATTCCGGCCAGCCCTCAAACTCGCTGCCCTGCACCTCCACCGTCAGCGCCTGGCGGCCCTTGAAGCTGGTCGGCGTCACCGCCTGCACCAGCGCCCATTCGCGGTTGGGACGCAGCGGGCCGCGCCGCAGGTACTCATCCAGGGCGGCTTCCAGGCTGCCCTCCATGGCCAGCGTATTGCTGCGGTGGATGGTGAAGCTCGGCCCCGGCACGCCCTGAAAGGTTGTCGGGCGGGCCAGGATCAGCACACCCACCTGTGGAATCTGGTACATCCAGCCATCCGGATAGCGAAAGCTGAAGGCGGTCGGGCTTTTGGTGTATTCGTGCACCAGCGGCGGCGTGGCAGGCCGGGCGGTCAGGACGATGATCATCACCGCCGCGGCAACGACGATCACGGCGGCCAGCGCCAGCAGCAGCCGGCGCGATGGGCGGCGTAGGGCGGACACGGCGATTTCCCCTCTAAGTGCGGCCACGCACGTTCCTGGGGTCCAGGGCGTCGCGCAGGCCATCGCCGACCAGGTAGAAGCACAGCACGGTCAGCGTAATCAGCAGGCCGGGCCAGACCACCAGGTGCGTGCCCTGCACGAAGTACGAACGGGACTCGGTCAGCATATTGCCCCAGGTCGGCGTCGGCGGCTGGACGCCCAGGCCCAGATAGCTCAGGCCCGATTCGATCAGGATCAGCGAACCGGCGTTGATGGTCAGGGATATGATCACGATGGAGAGCGTGTTGGGCAGGATGTGCTGCAGCATCAGCCACCAGTCCCTGGCCCCCACGGCGCGGGCAGCCATCATGAAGTCGCGTTCCTTGAGGGAAAGCACCTGTCCGCGCACCAACCGGCAGGTGGTCACCCAGCCCAGCGCCCCCAGGATCAGAATCAACACCTCCGCCGAGGGCGACCAGACGGTGGCGGCGATCAGCAACAGGAAGATCGTCGGCACCGATTCCAGCGTGTTGATAAACCACATGATCAGATCGTCCACCGTTCCGCCATAGTAGCCGGAGATGATCCCCACCACTACACCGATCGTGATGGAAAGCAGGCTGGCGGTATAGGCGATCGACAGGGAGACCCGCCCGCCATAGAGCAGGCGGATGAACTGATCGCGGCCCAGATGATCAGTGCCCAGCAGGTTGCCCTGCCCCGGCGGGGTATAACGATTGGCCAGGTTGGTGCGGTTGACATCCACCTTGAGGATGTTTTCCGCTACTGACGGCCCCACGTAACAGATCAGGGTCAGGATCAGCAACATGCCCAGCGCGGCCATACTCAGCCGATCCCGCACAAAATGGTGCAGCGCATCAATCCAGAAGGAGCGTGACCGGTAGACCTCGGTAGTTTCTGCCAGATCCAGGATTCTGGTCTCGGTAGCCATGACACGCCTCCTTATTCCAGGCGGATGCGCGGGTCGATCCACGCATAGAGCACATCGGAGAGCAATACGCCCAGGATGTAGAGCACCGCGCCCAGCACAACCGATCCCATGATCAGGGGATAGTCACGCTGGAACACACCGTTGACCACCAGCCGGCCCATGCCCGGCCAGCTGAAGACCTGCTCCGTGATCACTGCGCCGCCGAGCAGGCTACCCAGTCCAGGCCCGAGCAGGGCGGCGATCGGGATCAGGGCGTTGCGCAGGACGTGCCGGAACACGATCGTCCGCCGGCTGAGGCCCTTGGCGTAGGCCGTGCGAACGTAGTCCTGGCCGAGCACTTCGATCACCTCGGCCCGCATGTAGCGGGAGATGGTGGCGATGATGCCCAGTGACAGGACGGAAACAGGCATGATCATGTAGCGGATCGATTCCAGGATGTTGGTCTCAGCAGCAGGGCGCGTGATATCGCGCATACCACCCATCGGCAGCCAGCCCAGATTAACGCTGAAGATAATGATCAGAATCAGCGCCAGCCAGAAACCGGGCACGGCGTTACCGATCACGGAAAGCACTCGCGAAAGCTGGTCGAACCAGGCCCGATTGTTGATCGCGGCAATGATCCCCAGCGGGATGCCAATCACGTAGCCGACAATCAGGGAGGTCAGGGTGAGCTGGAGCGTGGCCGGGATGCGCTCCACAATCAAGTCGGTCACACTGCGCTTGTGCTGCAGCGACTGGCCCAGATCGCCGCGCAAAAAGCCATGCCGGGTGCCATAAACATCGCCTTCCCCGTCGCCATCAACATCGATCTTCACCCAATCGTTACCGATCAGCCAGTACAGGTATTGCACGAGTGGCGGTTGATCCAGACCAAGCTGGCGGCGGAGCTGAGCTGCGCCTTCCGGCGTGGAGGTGGGATTAAAGGTGATCAGGGTGACCGGATCGCCCGGTGCGGCCAGCATCAGCAGAAAGGAGATGATGGTAATCCCGAACAGCGTGGGGATAGCCTGAACCAGACGGCGGATGATATAGGTGCGCATACGGATTCCCTACCTTCACATGGCTAGCCGGGAGCCGCCGGACTGCGCGAGTGTATAGGAGATGTGGCATGAAATGCGGCAGGATAACCTGCGACAGCAGGCACCAGGGCTACAGGCAGATACTAGCCGCCAAGATTAGCAAACTCGACGATTTCCGGCAAAAAAAAGTAGCGCCCTCCGACCCAAACAGCCCCCGCCGGGGATCGACGGGGGCTGTTGTACGCTGGCTGCGGTGGAGCACAGCTCACCCGGCTGGCGGGTAGCCGGTCGCCGGCAGCAGCGTTGGGAAGCCGAACACCTCCGCGTAGGCGGTCACACGCAGCCCACCGTCTGCCGTCAGGATCGCCAGGTTGGTGATCGGCGGCTGCGGCCCGCTGATGATGGTCGTCTCGATGCGCATCTCAACGACCTGCCCCGGCGCCAGCGTGCCCAGGGCGAAGGTTACCTGCTGGCCGGAGACAGTGGCCGTCCCAACAGCCGTCGATGCGCCATCCACGCGCAGATCAGCACGGATGGTGTCGCTGACAACCACGCCGGTCAGCGGTACGCTATTCGGGTTGGTAGCCGTGATCACCCAGGTCACACGCTCCCCGATCACGCCGCGCCCGCCCGGCTGCAGGACACCAACCTTGCTCAGGGCAGGATCGACCAGCGTCACGCCGGTGGGTTGCCCACCGGGCAGGCTGGTGATGGTGCTGGCGCTGTTGTTGTTCAGGTTGGCGTCGTTGTCTGCGCCGGTGGTGGCCGTGTTGGGGATCGGGTTCGGTCCGGCGTAGTCAGCGGGAACGGCCACGGTCAGCGAGAAGGGGTACGGCCCGCCAACCGCCACCGAGGGGTTGGTACAGGCGATTGCCCCGCCGCTGCCGACCGCCGGTGTGGTGCACGCCCACCCCGCTGGCGCGGAAAGCGAGACGAATGTTGTCCCTGCCGGGAGTGTGTCGTTCATCACGCCATTAACAGCGGCGATTGCACCGACATTGGCCACGCTGATCGTGTAGATTAGCTCGTTGCCGGGCGTCACCGGGTCGGGTGCGTCGCTCTTGGCAATAGCCAGATCGGCTTCGCTGGGGGGTGTGGTGGTCAGGGCAGTAGTTGTGCTGGCGCTATTGTTCTGGGCGTTGCTGTCGTTGTCTGCGCCGGTGGTCGCCGTATTGGGGATCGGATTTGGCCCAGCGTAGCTGGCTGGAACATTGACCACCAGCGTGAACGTGTACGGCCCGCCAACCGCCACTGACGGGTTGGTGCAACTCACCGTCCCGCCGCTGCCCACCGCTGGCGTACTGCATGACCAGCCACCCGGCGCAGTCAGCGAGACAAACGTCGTCCCGGTTGGGAGCGTGTCGTTCATGGTGCCGTTGGTCGCCGCAGCGCTGCCGATGTTGTTCACGGCGATGGTGTAGGTAATGTCCCCGCCGGGCGCAACTGGATCGGGCGTGTCGCTCTTGGTGATGCTCAGATCGGCGGTTGTACTGACGGCCTGGCAGGTGAAACCGAAGTCGTTGCCGCTGGAGGTATTGTTGTAACCGATAAAAGGCGGCCCACCGGGCGGCAGGAAGTCCACCTCATGCACGTTGCCGGGCGTCAACGGCGTGGTGTAGACGCTACCAACGGGGATGATCGCCCCGTCCATGGCGATCAGGAGCGTGTCGGCCATGCCCACGGAGAAGCTGAACGTACCGCCCGCACCCGTCGTCGTCTCCTGAATCAGGATGTCGCTGCCGTCAAGCTGATCCGGCGTACCTCGATCCAGATAGAGGCGTACAGTGGCGTTAGCCTGGGGCGTGTCGCCGGTGTTGAACACGCCGTCATAGGCAGCAGGCGGCTCGCAGAAGACCGTGCCGGTCATCACGTTGGCTCCGGCAGTGATACAGGCCACGCTCTCATAATCCGTGTCTGTGGCGAAGGTACCAATGCGTGTGACCTGGGCCGTAGTCACGTCGATCTGCCACAACGTGTTCTGCTGAGCAGCAATGATACTCTCGCTGCCGGTCGTGCCGTAGAACGTGCCGTCATTGAAGACACCAAAGCCTTCCATATCGGTCACGTTGTCGGTGCCATCATTGAGGATGCCCACCAGGCAGGCGCTGACCAGGCCGGTAGCCGGGTTAAAGCCAGGGCTATTGGCCGGGTCGCGGCCATCCACATTCAGGCGGGCCAGCCAGTCCACCGTAGGCGCGGTGATGTCGTTAACAATGGCGTAGAACGTGCCATCTTCCGGGTGGATGGCCAGGTCATCGATCGTGTTGGGGCAGTTGACGCCGGGTGTGCAGGTGACACCGCCGGAGCAACTTGGCAGGTTGGCCGGGCGCAGGTCGATGATAGCATAGTCGAAGCCAGGGCCAAAGACATCGTTGACATGGCTACCGGTGGCAGGATCGACGCGGAAGATCGCATTGTTGGTGGTACCGCCGGTCTGCTCCAAAGCCCAGAGCTGGTTAGTGCGGGCGTCAATGGAGAGGCCGTCGCCATCACCGATATTGCGCGTCCCTAGCACGGTGTTATCCGCCAGGCCGATACCGGTGCCGATGGGGGTGAAGACGCCGGTAACCTGATCGATCACCCCGAACTGCCCGGTGCCGCCCGTATCGGTGGTGTCATCGATTGCCCACAGGAAGATGTTATTCAGGCTAAGCTCAATGGCCTCGACCTGATCGTACGGGTCGGTCTGGTTGGGCCGCCCCCCCAGGTCAACGCCGGTGAAGCGATCCATGCTATGGAGCATATCACCGCCGTCAGCGACCGAGTAGCAAATGATCGGGTTGGGCGGTCCCTGAGCCAGGGCGACCTCAGAGGGGATGCTCAGGCTGACAAGCGTGAGCACGGGCAACAGGGCCATCAGCGCCAGGCTGACGAGCGAGAGGAGAAAAGTGCGTATACGTAACATGGGGGCAACCTATCTACACAAGATCAGCAATCTAGACACGCCGCCGGCCACCAACTGGCCCAGCGAACCCGGCTGCGATTCAGCACGCCTGAAGCTCCCACAAAGGTCGCCACACCGGGAAGAAAACCACACTGGCAGCCTGTAAATAGTGAAGAACCGGTATGGTAAAGGCGCCGGGTTAAGCGATACCCCTATTATGGCAGATTTTCTCTAATTGCAACAGTAATTGAAAGGCTGACACGACTATTACGATATCTCTGCAACAACCGGCCCAATTCACCCCACCTGAGCCGGGCCATCTGTTACCCACGTGGCAACGCGGTCAGGTGCGGGCCAAAAGCTGCCGCCAGCCGGATCATGGCAGCGATCAGCACGTCCTGCACAGCCGGCCAGTTGGCTTCCACTTCCAGCGGCGCGATCGGTGTCATCCACCCCACCCGGCAGCGCCGGTGGCGCTCCAGCCGTTCCCAGCGCAGCGGCGAGCCAAAAGCCGTTTCAATGGCCGGGCGGGAGGTCGCCAGCATGTCGAAGAGGGCTTTGCTGCCAGCAGCATCGCGGCGGTCAATGATCACCTGCACGCCGGCCTCGCGGCGGCCCAGGACATAGGCGTAGCGCACACCGGGGCAGCCTGGGCTAGCGACCAGCATATTGCGGCGGGGTGGTTTCAGGTGATCATGCAGGTGAATTCGGGGACGGGCGCGGCTCTGCAGCGCCGCCCAGAAACGGGTATAGCGTTCGGGGGCTGGTTCGCCGGCAGGCGATTCCTCTCCCACTTGCGGCAGGGCAGCCAGCAGGCGCGTGAAGGCGGCCTCATACGACTCCTCGACAAAGTCGATGTACTGTAAATCGCGGGCCAGCAGCGGCGGCTTGCAGGGGGCGATGCGGATCGGGATGACGTTCTTGCCTTCCTCCAGCGCGTAGAGCGCCTCCTTGCGCACGAATTTGGAGCGGTTGGAAGCCGGGGACATGACCAGCACCAGATGCGTGGCATCCTCCAGGGCGTTCTCAATAGCGGCCAGCCATTCCGCGCCTCCGGTTAGCGCCGCGCGGTCCAGCCAGATCGGCACCTGCCGCGCCCGCAGATCGCCCACCAGCCGGTTGACAAACGCCGCATCCTTACGGGAGTAACTGATGAAAACAAGCGCCATGCGCGGCCTCCCTCTGCCAGCGGTCAACCCGCGGCCAGGTGCAGAAAATGCACACCGCCTGCTTCCAGGCCGACATACAGGCCGGGATCGCGCAGTTCATCGCCGGTGCGGATGAACGTCTCGCCGCTGAGCGCGTCATGCAGCCGCCAGCTTCCCCCGGCCAGGTCATCCCACGGCAGGCGGATGCGCCCCTGAGCCGGCTGCCTGCCCAGATTGACGACGATCAGCCGTCGCTCTTCTTCCAGCCGCCAGCACCAGGCCGCCAGATTCCGGTAGCTGGCGTTATCCGGCCAGCCGGAACGCTGGCACAACCGCCACACACCATCATGGAATACGGCAGCATGCAGTTCAGCCAGCAGCGCCCGGTAGAAATCCCCCAGCGCCCCATCCGGCGGTTCCGGGTGGCGGCGGCGTAACTGCACCGGCAGCCTGATCCGCACCCCCTCAAGCTGGCCTTCGTGGAACAGGCGCGCGCCGGGCAGCGTCGCAGCGGTGACGGCAGCCGCCCGCACCAGCCGGGGATCGAAAACAGCGGCAGCGCGCGGTTCGTCGTGGTTTT
This genomic interval from Anaerolineae bacterium contains the following:
- a CDS encoding DUF11 domain-containing protein, with protein sequence MLRIRTFLLSLVSLALMALLPVLTLVSLSIPSEVALAQGPPNPIICYSVADGGDMLHSMDRFTGVDLGGRPNQTDPYDQVEAIELSLNNIFLWAIDDTTDTGGTGQFGVIDQVTGVFTPIGTGIGLADNTVLGTRNIGDGDGLSIDARTNQLWALEQTGGTTNNAIFRVDPATGSHVNDVFGPGFDYAIIDLRPANLPSCSGGVTCTPGVNCPNTIDDLAIHPEDGTFYAIVNDITAPTVDWLARLNVDGRDPANSPGFNPATGLVSACLVGILNDGTDNVTDMEGFGVFNDGTFYGTTGSESIIAAQQNTLWQIDVTTAQVTRIGTFATDTDYESVACITAGANVMTGTVFCEPPAAYDGVFNTGDTPQANATVRLYLDRGTPDQLDGSDILIQETTTGAGGTFSFSVGMADTLLIAMDGAIIPVGSVYTTPLTPGNVHEVDFLPPGGPPFIGYNNTSSGNDFGFTCQAVSTTADLSITKSDTPDPVAPGGDITYTIAVNNIGSAAATNGTMNDTLPTGTTFVSLTAPGGWSCSTPAVGSGGTVSCTNPSVAVGGPYTFTLVVNVPASYAGPNPIPNTATTGADNDSNAQNNSASTTTALTTTPPSEADLAIAKSDAPDPVTPGNELIYTISVANVGAIAAVNGVMNDTLPAGTTFVSLSAPAGWACTTPAVGSGGAIACTNPSVAVGGPYPFSLTVAVPADYAGPNPIPNTATTGADNDANLNNNSASTITSLPGGQPTGVTLVDPALSKVGVLQPGGRGVIGERVTWVITATNPNSVPLTGVVVSDTIRADLRVDGASTAVGTATVSGQQVTFALGTLAPGQVVEMRIETTIISGPQPPITNLAILTADGGLRVTAYAEVFGFPTLLPATGYPPAG
- a CDS encoding ABC transporter permease, which codes for MATETRILDLAETTEVYRSRSFWIDALHHFVRDRLSMAALGMLLILTLICYVGPSVAENILKVDVNRTNLANRYTPPGQGNLLGTDHLGRDQFIRLLYGGRVSLSIAYTASLLSITIGVVVGIISGYYGGTVDDLIMWFINTLESVPTIFLLLIAATVWSPSAEVLILILGALGWVTTCRLVRGQVLSLKERDFMMAARAVGARDWWLMLQHILPNTLSIVIISLTINAGSLILIESGLSYLGLGVQPPTPTWGNMLTESRSYFVQGTHLVVWPGLLITLTVLCFYLVGDGLRDALDPRNVRGRT
- the ablA gene encoding lysine 2,3-aminomutase, yielding MVVKSIRPVLVNGVEVTPRPALWADVPDEQWNDWRWQMSHRLNTLDELSQLIRLTDEEKEGLQAQGLFRIDITPYFASLIDPDDPTCPVRRQVIPLGREARAFEAVMADSLSEDAHSPVPGLVHRYPDRVLMLVTTECASYCRYCTRSRLVGDNSANFSSSDHEDQLEYLANTPQVRDVLLSGGDPLTMAPKRLYNLLKALRSIPHIEVVRIGSRVPVFLPQRIDDELCAMLAEFHPLWLNIHVNHPKEITPELSRALDRLSRAGIPLGNQAVLLRGVNDSPEVQLELVHKLVRNRVRPYYLYQCDLVQGAGHFRTPVSVGIEIMEALRGHTSGFAVPTYVIDAPGGGGKIPVAPNYVLSQSPGKVVLRNYEGFITTYYEPTDYDRAERSELWLEGKALGRDEGLQKGVADLHSGKRLTIKPEGFDALHQRGRAGEIVKRGRRNRLDSYDELNPNR
- a CDS encoding ABC transporter permease, yielding MRTYIIRRLVQAIPTLFGITIISFLLMLAAPGDPVTLITFNPTSTPEGAAQLRRQLGLDQPPLVQYLYWLIGNDWVKIDVDGDGEGDVYGTRHGFLRGDLGQSLQHKRSVTDLIVERIPATLQLTLTSLIVGYVIGIPLGIIAAINNRAWFDQLSRVLSVIGNAVPGFWLALILIIIFSVNLGWLPMGGMRDITRPAAETNILESIRYMIMPVSVLSLGIIATISRYMRAEVIEVLGQDYVRTAYAKGLSRRTIVFRHVLRNALIPIAALLGPGLGSLLGGAVITEQVFSWPGMGRLVVNGVFQRDYPLIMGSVVLGAVLYILGVLLSDVLYAWIDPRIRLE
- a CDS encoding DUF4268 domain-containing protein, producing MALVFISYSRKDAAFVNRLVGDLRARQVPIWLDRAALTGGAEWLAAIENALEDATHLVLVMSPASNRSKFVRKEALYALEEGKNVIPIRIAPCKPPLLARDLQYIDFVEESYEAAFTRLLAALPQVGEESPAGEPAPERYTRFWAALQSRARPRIHLHDHLKPPRRNMLVASPGCPGVRYAYVLGRREAGVQVIIDRRDAAGSKALFDMLATSRPAIETAFGSPLRWERLERHRRCRVGWMTPIAPLEVEANWPAVQDVLIAAMIRLAAAFGPHLTALPRG